From Weissella diestrammenae, a single genomic window includes:
- the rpoE gene encoding DNA-directed RNA polymerase subunit delta — protein sequence MALSKFDNQEKSELSMIEVAREILHERQETIGFNDLLKQVQAFIGKDDQEIEARLAQFYTDLNIDGSFISLGENMWGLRSWYPFDSINEEIHLDLEEEASTKKKKKTTKKAAALLDTDDDDVVGWDDDPEEDDFEEVDVASDDETATTKDDTDDDDSDDDDTDEAAKDDFEVSNGIGDDIAGLGNNVDDDYGSGDIEK from the coding sequence TTGGCATTATCAAAATTTGACAATCAAGAAAAATCAGAACTTTCAATGATCGAAGTCGCGCGTGAGATTCTTCATGAGCGTCAAGAAACAATTGGTTTCAATGATCTTTTGAAGCAAGTACAAGCATTTATTGGTAAAGATGATCAAGAAATTGAGGCGCGTTTAGCGCAATTCTATACGGACTTAAATATTGACGGTTCGTTTATTTCATTGGGTGAAAATATGTGGGGACTTCGTTCGTGGTATCCATTTGATTCAATCAATGAGGAAATTCATTTGGACCTTGAAGAAGAGGCCTCAACCAAGAAAAAGAAGAAGACAACCAAGAAAGCAGCAGCTTTGCTTGATACCGACGACGATGATGTGGTTGGTTGGGATGATGATCCTGAAGAAGATGATTTTGAAGAAGTTGATGTGGCGTCAGATGATGAAACAGCAACGACTAAAGATGATACTGACGATGATGATAGTGATGATGACGATACGGATGAAGCAGCGAAAGATGATTTTGAAGTTTCAAATGGTATCGGCGACGATATTGCTGGCTTAGGTAATAACGTTGATGACGATTATGGCTCTGGTGACATCGAAAAGTAA
- a CDS encoding HD domain-containing protein, with the protein MQEKVFRDPVHNFIRIDDPMILALIDTREFQRLRRIKQLGVANTVFHTAEHSRFTHSLGVYEIARQFAAHLINFKTQTPGDGGWQPEERRVLLAAALLHDLGHGPYSHTFEHIFKTDHEKYTQQIILSSETEVNQVLRTVSDDFPSQVASVIAKTYPNPQVVSLISSQIDADRMDYLLRDAYYTGATYGMFDLFRIIHLMRPYVGGIAFEDKGMTTVEDYVVSRYQMYGQVYFHPVSRGMEVLLTHLLERAMSLYERSKTDSFVDGHFVSEALVPLFEHQISITEYLALDDATIIANISNWRNAPDRILADLATRFLDRKPLKSIEIADDVRDLLPKLVELIQAAGFDERYYTAENDSFDTAYDSYNPNSKKTKTPIEVIQQDGTLVELSSESTLVQALRGRTYGNARFFFPNEMLSKHADWDLMAPMYEEFQHYVRNGKLIRP; encoded by the coding sequence ATGCAAGAAAAAGTATTTCGCGACCCAGTACACAACTTTATTCGCATCGATGACCCGATGATTTTAGCGTTGATTGATACACGCGAATTTCAACGGTTACGACGCATTAAACAGCTGGGCGTCGCGAATACAGTCTTTCATACGGCTGAACATTCTAGGTTTACGCATTCATTAGGTGTGTATGAAATTGCACGCCAATTTGCGGCGCATTTAATTAATTTTAAAACACAAACGCCAGGCGATGGTGGCTGGCAACCTGAAGAACGGCGTGTATTATTGGCTGCGGCGTTATTGCATGACTTAGGTCATGGGCCGTATTCGCATACGTTTGAGCATATTTTCAAAACGGATCATGAGAAATACACCCAACAAATTATTTTGTCATCGGAAACTGAAGTGAATCAGGTGTTGCGGACGGTGAGTGATGATTTTCCAAGTCAGGTCGCAAGTGTCATTGCTAAAACCTATCCAAATCCGCAAGTTGTGTCGTTAATTTCATCACAAATTGATGCTGACCGAATGGATTATTTATTGCGTGATGCTTATTATACTGGGGCAACCTATGGGATGTTTGATCTTTTCAGAATTATCCATTTAATGCGCCCGTATGTTGGAGGAATTGCATTTGAGGATAAGGGCATGACAACGGTTGAAGATTACGTTGTGTCACGTTATCAAATGTATGGACAAGTTTATTTTCACCCAGTTTCTCGGGGCATGGAAGTATTGTTGACCCACCTTTTGGAACGTGCGATGTCATTATATGAACGGAGCAAGACAGATTCATTTGTTGATGGCCATTTTGTTTCTGAAGCTTTGGTGCCTTTATTTGAACATCAAATTTCAATTACAGAATATTTAGCGTTAGACGATGCAACCATTATTGCTAATATTAGTAATTGGCGGAATGCACCTGATCGTATTTTGGCTGATTTAGCAACGCGCTTTTTAGATCGAAAGCCATTAAAATCAATTGAGATTGCAGATGATGTGCGGGACTTATTGCCAAAATTAGTTGAACTCATTCAGGCAGCTGGTTTTGATGAACGATACTACACAGCAGAAAATGATAGTTTCGATACTGCATATGATTCATATAATCCAAATTCAAAGAAAACAAAGACGCCAATTGAAGTAATTCAACAAGATGGGACTTTGGTTGAGTTGTCATCTGAAAGTACACTGGTACAGGCCTTGCGTGGTCGCACGTATGGCAATGCACGGTTCTTTTTCCCAAACGAAATGTTGTCAAAACACGCTGATTGGGATTTAATGGCACCGATGTATGAAGAATTCCAGCACTATGTCCGGAATGGTAAGTTAATTCGGCCATAA
- a CDS encoding DUF1934 domain-containing protein has product MQSPSKNVHVQLTTKIQQADMSETFTFSEPGQLIQKDQITYLRYTEHAEIETPIIIKFNPDQTVRLSRQGTSQVHLDLNPKQTTTTTYITPVGHLPLMVKTLHLTSDLLNGTLITQYQLYQNDQLVGDYHLKLTFD; this is encoded by the coding sequence ATGCAATCACCATCAAAGAATGTACACGTTCAACTCACAACTAAAATTCAACAAGCCGACATGAGTGAAACTTTTACTTTTAGTGAACCGGGGCAGCTGATTCAAAAAGACCAAATCACTTATCTGCGATATACTGAACATGCCGAAATTGAAACACCAATTATCATCAAGTTTAACCCAGACCAGACAGTTCGTCTGTCACGTCAAGGTACAAGCCAAGTACATCTTGACTTGAATCCAAAACAAACAACGACAACCACCTATATCACACCTGTCGGTCATCTACCACTGATGGTTAAAACACTTCATTTGACCTCCGACCTGTTAAATGGCACATTAATCACACAATATCAACTCTATCAAAATGACCAATTAGTTGGCGACTATCATTTAAAATTAACTTTCGATTGA
- a CDS encoding S1C family serine protease, with protein MKKINRSFQQFWQGSSKVVVIALVAGIIGGGAGAFGIQQLNAMNSTVTVGKTTPVKVADTNVKGESAATKAFKKTSGAVVSVINLQKQKSSGLNIFGEGSDESTDSSTTKSSLETASEGSGVIYKKTDNTAYVVTNNHVVEGSNALQVLLSDGTKLTGTLVGTDNITDLAVIKIKADKVSEVAQFANSNEVQAGESVLAIGSPLGSEYATSVTEGIISATKREVAATDESGNSLGKATVMQTDAAINPGNSGGALINLAGQVVGINSMKLASSTSGTSVEGMGFAIPSNIVVNIINQLEKDGKVSRPALGIKMIDLVNVTETDQKEILKLPESVTGGVVVMSVVDNTPAKTLGLKKYDVITKIDDKAVSSSGDLRDILYAHKTGDTVKITYYRDGKVQNGEVKLTATTAKINK; from the coding sequence ATGAAAAAGATTAATCGGAGTTTTCAACAGTTTTGGCAAGGATCATCAAAAGTTGTTGTGATAGCATTAGTTGCCGGCATCATTGGTGGTGGTGCTGGTGCGTTTGGCATTCAACAATTAAATGCGATGAATTCAACTGTGACGGTGGGGAAAACGACACCGGTCAAAGTTGCAGATACAAATGTTAAGGGCGAGAGCGCCGCGACTAAGGCATTTAAAAAGACATCAGGTGCGGTAGTATCTGTTATCAACTTACAAAAGCAAAAATCATCAGGTTTGAATATCTTTGGTGAAGGATCAGATGAGTCAACAGATTCATCAACTACTAAATCAAGTTTGGAAACTGCATCTGAAGGTTCAGGTGTGATTTATAAGAAGACGGATAATACTGCGTATGTTGTAACAAATAATCACGTGGTTGAAGGTTCGAATGCCCTGCAAGTGTTATTGAGTGACGGTACTAAATTGACAGGTACACTGGTCGGAACTGATAATATTACTGACCTGGCAGTGATTAAGATTAAAGCTGATAAGGTGAGTGAAGTTGCACAATTTGCAAATTCCAATGAAGTGCAGGCGGGGGAGTCTGTCTTAGCAATCGGTTCGCCTTTAGGTTCTGAATATGCAACATCAGTAACCGAGGGAATTATTTCAGCAACCAAACGGGAGGTCGCAGCGACTGACGAAAGCGGTAATTCATTAGGGAAAGCGACTGTTATGCAAACTGACGCTGCAATTAATCCGGGTAACTCAGGTGGTGCCTTGATTAACTTGGCCGGACAAGTGGTTGGGATTAATTCGATGAAATTAGCCTCATCTACCTCGGGAACAAGTGTTGAGGGGATGGGCTTTGCAATTCCTTCCAATATAGTTGTCAATATTATTAATCAACTTGAAAAGGATGGTAAAGTTAGCCGACCAGCCTTAGGAATTAAAATGATTGATTTGGTGAATGTCACTGAAACTGATCAAAAGGAAATTTTGAAGTTACCAGAGAGTGTTACCGGTGGGGTCGTTGTGATGAGCGTTGTTGATAATACACCTGCTAAAACTCTGGGCTTGAAGAAATACGATGTCATTACAAAGATTGATGATAAGGCGGTAAGTAGCTCTGGTGATTTGAGAGATATCTTATATGCACATAAAACTGGCGATACGGTTAAAATCACTTATTATCGAGATGGTAAAGTTCAAAATGGTGAAGTCAAGTTAACGGCCACAACGGCTAAGATTAATAAGTGA
- a CDS encoding MBL fold metallo-hydrolase, translated as MNDEFKVSMLASGSSGNVTYIETPEHKVLVDAGLSGKKIETLMQSIGRSLNDVDQLFVTHEHVDHIKGVGILARKYGMPVYANEKTWQVMSDKIGTINPEQKQIFEAGQTKLFGDLDVESFSVSHDAADPQFYLFHHANKTFAMLTDTGYVSGQVAGLINNADAILMEANHDVAMLRYGGYAWSLKQRILGDEGHLSNEDGALTLANIIGSNTKQVYLGHLSQENNQVPLAHLTVEQILQENDLGVNHDFSLFDTNPDRATTLASI; from the coding sequence ATGAACGATGAATTTAAAGTATCAATGCTAGCATCGGGTAGTTCTGGGAATGTAACTTATATTGAAACACCAGAGCATAAAGTGTTAGTAGATGCAGGTTTAAGTGGCAAAAAGATTGAAACATTGATGCAATCGATTGGACGGTCCCTAAATGATGTTGATCAATTGTTTGTCACTCACGAACATGTTGATCACATTAAGGGTGTTGGTATATTGGCACGCAAATATGGGATGCCCGTTTACGCAAATGAGAAAACGTGGCAGGTAATGTCGGACAAAATTGGGACGATTAACCCAGAACAAAAACAAATTTTTGAGGCCGGACAAACCAAGTTGTTTGGTGATTTAGATGTCGAAAGTTTTTCAGTTTCACATGACGCGGCTGATCCACAATTTTATTTATTTCATCATGCCAATAAAACCTTTGCTATGCTGACTGATACAGGTTATGTGAGTGGACAGGTCGCAGGCTTGATTAATAATGCCGATGCGATTTTAATGGAGGCTAATCATGATGTTGCTATGTTACGTTATGGTGGGTACGCATGGTCGCTTAAACAACGTATTTTAGGCGACGAGGGACATCTATCAAATGAAGATGGTGCGCTCACATTAGCTAATATCATTGGTTCAAATACGAAACAAGTCTATTTGGGTCATTTGAGTCAAGAAAATAACCAGGTGCCACTGGCGCATTTAACTGTTGAACAAATTTTGCAGGAAAATGATTTGGGGGTCAATCACGATTTCTCACTTTTTGATACAAATCCAGACCGAGCGACCACTTTGGCTAGTATTTAA
- a CDS encoding two-component system regulatory protein YycI has translation MDFKKIIVTFIGVFLLIDLFLGYQLIQINAQARNNDDNAAVLNNMRSDNIKFDTLSTVSENGNYVGGDATDMQWAQTGSQKFVAMQTQIDADKHQLIVTPNEKLTLGKDLASARKMAGEMLKNKQTFLHGQRYRYSALATKTAGRQLVGNGHILVYQQVLPNRATTMGEVGQIKIYLNTHFELEKYTQTYISDTEVLREPMPTITAETAVIDLYQYNELPNNSVILWCKMGYSPLIEVDQNTVFVPTWFVLIQNGSKQNVLRINAFDGKLMN, from the coding sequence GTGGATTTTAAAAAAATTATCGTGACGTTTATTGGCGTTTTTTTGTTAATTGATTTATTTTTAGGCTATCAACTCATTCAAATTAATGCACAAGCACGAAATAATGATGATAATGCTGCTGTTTTGAACAATATGCGCAGTGATAATATTAAATTTGATACACTATCAACGGTGAGTGAAAATGGTAATTATGTTGGTGGTGATGCGACAGACATGCAATGGGCGCAAACAGGTAGTCAAAAATTTGTGGCCATGCAGACGCAAATTGATGCTGACAAACATCAATTAATTGTCACGCCGAATGAAAAATTAACCTTGGGCAAAGATTTAGCAAGTGCACGAAAGATGGCAGGGGAAATGTTAAAGAATAAGCAAACGTTTCTTCATGGTCAGCGTTATCGGTATAGTGCGCTTGCGACAAAAACAGCTGGACGTCAGCTCGTTGGGAACGGACACATTTTGGTTTATCAGCAGGTCTTACCCAACCGAGCAACAACAATGGGGGAAGTTGGGCAAATCAAAATCTACTTAAACACCCATTTTGAGTTAGAAAAATACACCCAAACTTATATTTCAGATACTGAGGTGTTACGTGAACCGATGCCAACGATTACCGCTGAAACAGCAGTGATTGACTTGTATCAATATAATGAGTTACCAAATAATTCGGTAATTTTATGGTGTAAAATGGGATATAGTCCATTAATTGAGGTTGATCAGAATACAGTCTTTGTGCCAACATGGTTTGTTTTAATTCAAAACGGATCAAAACAAAATGTGTTACGTATTAATGCTTTTGATGGTAAATTGATGAATTGA